The Caldicellulosiruptor changbaiensis genome has a segment encoding these proteins:
- the acpP gene encoding acyl carrier protein encodes MNSEIFEKVKKIIADKLDIEEDRITPESSFLDDLGADSLDIVELIMELEEEFNIEIPDEDAEKIRTVADAVKYIEEHQ; translated from the coding sequence GTGAACAGTGAAATCTTTGAAAAGGTGAAGAAGATTATAGCTGACAAACTTGACATTGAAGAGGACAGAATCACACCTGAATCATCATTTTTAGACGACCTTGGAGCAGACTCATTGGATATTGTTGAACTTATCATGGAGCTTGAAGAGGAATTCAACATTGAAATTCCAGATGAAGATGCAGAAAAGATTAGAACAGTTGCCGATGCAGTGAAATATATTGAAGAGCATCAATAA
- the galU gene encoding UTP--glucose-1-phosphate uridylyltransferase GalU encodes MKRLIKKAIIPAAGLGTRFLPATKAQPKEMLPIVDKPTIQYIVEEALESGIESILIVTGRGKRAIEDHFDKSFELEVALENKKDFDNLQMIRKIADYNVHYIRQKEPRGLGDAVYCARLFIDNEPFAVLLGDDIIISEKPCLKQLIEVYEEYRTTILGVQKVPDEDVSKYGIVAGKQIEERIYKVKDLVEKPKKEESPSNIAVLGRYIITPEILNILEHTKEGIGGEIQLTDALRELSQKEAMYAYEFEGKRYDVGNKLGFLQATVEIALSREDIGKDFYNYLVTIVNAKDYKEKLSQLEKI; translated from the coding sequence ATGAAAAGGCTTATAAAAAAGGCAATCATTCCTGCAGCAGGACTTGGGACAAGGTTTTTGCCTGCAACAAAGGCCCAGCCCAAAGAGATGCTTCCTATTGTTGACAAGCCTACAATACAGTATATAGTTGAAGAGGCGTTAGAATCGGGAATAGAGAGCATTTTAATAGTCACAGGACGCGGCAAAAGAGCTATAGAAGACCATTTTGACAAGTCGTTTGAGCTTGAGGTTGCTCTTGAGAACAAAAAGGACTTTGACAATCTTCAGATGATAAGAAAGATTGCTGATTACAATGTACATTATATCCGCCAAAAAGAGCCAAGGGGTTTGGGTGATGCTGTGTACTGTGCAAGGCTTTTTATTGACAATGAGCCATTTGCTGTACTTTTAGGTGATGACATAATTATATCAGAAAAGCCTTGTTTAAAACAGCTAATTGAGGTGTACGAAGAGTACAGGACAACAATTTTGGGTGTTCAAAAAGTACCAGATGAAGATGTTAGCAAATACGGAATTGTTGCAGGAAAGCAGATTGAAGAGAGAATTTACAAGGTAAAAGACCTTGTTGAGAAGCCAAAGAAGGAAGAATCACCTTCAAATATTGCTGTTTTAGGAAGATACATAATCACACCAGAGATTTTAAACATATTGGAACACACAAAAGAAGGAATTGGAGGAGAGATTCAACTAACTGATGCCTTAAGAGAGCTTTCCCAAAAGGAGGCTATGTACGCTTATGAGTTTGAAGGAAAAAGATATGATGTTGGAAACAAACTTGGGTTCTTGCAGGCAACAGTTGAAATTGCACTTTCAAGAGAAGATATCGGAAAAGATTTTTATAACTATCTTGTCACAATTGTAAATGCTAAAGATTATAAAGAAAAATTAAGTCAATTAGAAAAGATTTAA
- a CDS encoding elongator complex protein 3: MKCRILPIFIPQYGCPFKCIFCNQKIISGEKEDVTVQRIKRQIEEGLSKNKGEDVELAYYGGNFTAIDIKMQQKLLELAKSFEKIKSIRISTRPDCIDKEILGFLKDYNVKTIELGIQSMFDDVLEASKRGHTAKDSVKAIELIKSFDFLLGVQLMVGLPSSTLEKDIKSAEILCNYQPNIARIYPTLVIEDTYLAEMYKKGEYQPLSLEEAVLISSQIKEIFIDNNVKVIRVGLQPTEEINYNAKVVAGPFHPSFGELVDSEIIFRRVTKVLVEENIKDLKIFVHPKNFSKLVGQKKRNIERLKERYNLDAIKIINEYEDPDAIRILADEKEVIIDIKGL; this comes from the coding sequence TTGAAGTGCAGGATTCTTCCTATTTTTATTCCTCAATATGGCTGCCCTTTTAAGTGTATATTTTGCAACCAGAAAATAATCTCAGGTGAAAAAGAGGATGTGACTGTGCAGAGAATAAAACGTCAGATTGAAGAGGGACTTAGCAAAAATAAAGGTGAAGATGTAGAACTTGCATATTATGGAGGGAATTTTACGGCTATTGATATCAAAATGCAGCAAAAACTTCTTGAGCTTGCAAAAAGCTTCGAAAAGATAAAAAGTATTCGAATTTCCACAAGACCAGATTGTATAGATAAAGAAATTTTGGGATTTTTAAAAGATTACAATGTAAAAACAATAGAGCTTGGTATACAGAGTATGTTTGATGATGTTTTAGAAGCCTCAAAAAGAGGGCACACTGCAAAAGATTCAGTTAAGGCAATAGAACTTATAAAATCATTTGATTTTTTGTTAGGTGTGCAGCTTATGGTAGGTCTTCCAAGCTCAACTCTTGAGAAAGATATAAAAAGTGCTGAGATTTTATGCAATTATCAGCCCAACATTGCAAGAATTTACCCTACCTTAGTTATCGAGGACACGTATCTTGCTGAGATGTATAAAAAAGGTGAGTATCAACCTTTGTCTTTGGAGGAAGCAGTTTTAATTAGTAGTCAAATAAAAGAAATCTTTATAGACAATAATGTGAAGGTCATAAGGGTAGGCCTTCAGCCAACAGAAGAGATAAATTATAACGCTAAGGTGGTTGCAGGTCCATTTCATCCTTCATTTGGTGAACTTGTTGATTCAGAAATAATATTTAGAAGGGTGACAAAAGTCCTGGTAGAGGAAAACATAAAGGATCTTAAAATTTTTGTACATCCAAAAAACTTTTCAAAACTCGTAGGGCAGAAGAAAAGAAATATTGAGCGTCTAAAAGAAAGGTACAATTTAGATGCCATAAAGATCATAAACGAATATGAAGACCCAGATGCGATAAGAATTTTGGCTGATGAAAAAGAGGTGATTATTG
- a CDS encoding beta-ketoacyl-ACP synthase III, whose amino-acid sequence MAQNVKILSTGRYVPDRILTNYDLEKMVDTSDEWITQRTGIKERRIVDGTTSTTDLAVRAAKNAMDKASILPDDIDLVIVATVTPEMFFPSTACLVQKELKLKNAFAFDISAACSGFIYAMAIATQFIQNGFCKNALVIGAEALSKITNWSDRSTCVLFGDGAGAAILSSSDEQGILGFELGSDGENGLLLHCHAFGLSDVTYSQVKENPNFRKIYMEGNEVYKFAVKIMPYAVEKVLEKVGLSSSDIDVFIPHQANIRIIESAAKRLKIPMEKVFVNLHKYGNTSAASIPIALDEAVEEGKIKKGDKVVLVGFGGGLTWASTVIKWV is encoded by the coding sequence ATGGCTCAAAATGTCAAGATTCTCTCAACCGGAAGATATGTTCCAGACAGAATCCTTACCAATTATGACTTAGAGAAGATGGTTGACACTTCAGATGAATGGATAACTCAAAGAACAGGTATAAAAGAGCGAAGGATTGTTGATGGCACAACTTCCACGACCGATTTGGCGGTGAGAGCTGCCAAAAATGCAATGGACAAAGCAAGTATTTTACCAGATGACATTGACCTTGTGATTGTTGCAACTGTCACACCTGAGATGTTCTTTCCTTCAACAGCTTGCCTTGTTCAAAAGGAGCTAAAACTTAAAAATGCGTTTGCTTTTGACATTTCAGCTGCGTGTTCTGGTTTTATCTATGCGATGGCAATTGCAACACAGTTTATCCAAAACGGGTTTTGCAAAAACGCGCTTGTGATAGGAGCAGAAGCACTTTCAAAAATAACAAACTGGTCTGACAGGTCAACATGTGTTTTGTTTGGCGATGGAGCTGGTGCTGCAATTTTGAGTAGCAGTGATGAGCAAGGTATTTTGGGATTTGAGCTTGGAAGCGATGGAGAAAACGGGCTTTTGCTTCACTGTCATGCGTTTGGACTGAGTGATGTGACTTATTCACAGGTAAAAGAAAATCCAAACTTTAGAAAAATCTATATGGAAGGTAATGAAGTCTATAAATTTGCAGTTAAGATTATGCCATATGCAGTGGAAAAGGTTTTAGAGAAGGTGGGACTCAGCTCATCTGATATAGATGTTTTTATTCCACATCAGGCAAATATAAGAATAATAGAAAGTGCTGCAAAGAGATTAAAAATACCTATGGAAAAGGTCTTTGTAAACCTTCACAAGTATGGCAATACTTCTGCAGCATCAATTCCTATCGCTCTTGACGAAGCGGTAGAAGAGGGAAAGATAAAAAAAGGCGATAAGGTTGTTTTGGTTGGATTTGGCGGTGGCTTGACATGGGCATCTACTGTTATTAAATGGGTATAG
- the recR gene encoding recombination mediator RecR, giving the protein MQAKENAISKLIQQLEKLPGIGQKTAQRLAFYIINMKNEDVKALAEAILSAKNSTKLCKICCNFTEDDICHICSDDKRDRSIICVVEEPQDVVALEKVKEYKGLYHVLHGAISPLKGKYPEQLTIDVLLKRLADTNVKEVIIATNPDVDGEATASYLARLIKPMGIKVTRIARGIPVGGDIEYADEVTILKAIEGRKEI; this is encoded by the coding sequence ATGCAGGCAAAAGAAAATGCTATCTCAAAACTTATCCAGCAGCTCGAAAAACTGCCTGGCATAGGCCAAAAAACTGCACAGAGGCTTGCTTTTTATATAATTAATATGAAAAATGAAGATGTAAAAGCATTGGCAGAGGCAATCTTAAGTGCCAAAAATAGCACAAAATTGTGCAAAATATGTTGCAACTTTACAGAAGATGATATTTGTCATATATGCAGTGACGATAAAAGAGACAGAAGCATAATTTGTGTTGTTGAGGAGCCTCAGGATGTTGTAGCCCTTGAAAAGGTAAAGGAGTACAAAGGACTTTACCATGTACTGCATGGTGCAATATCACCGCTCAAAGGTAAATATCCTGAACAGCTGACAATTGATGTTCTTCTAAAAAGACTTGCTGATACTAATGTAAAAGAAGTAATAATTGCTACAAACCCGGATGTGGATGGTGAGGCAACAGCGTCATACTTGGCAAGACTTATAAAGCCAATGGGTATTAAAGTGACAAGAATTGCCCGTGGTATTCCGGTTGGCGGCGATATTGAATACGCAGATGAGGTAACAATTCTTAAAGCAATAGAAGGAAGAAAAGAAATTTAG
- a CDS encoding pro-sigmaK processing inhibitor BofA family protein — protein MKILDFLIRFLFTCCFIVLFNFLFEPYGLHIGFNIINLAVGTLIGFPGFTLLFILAFLFWK, from the coding sequence ATGAAAATATTGGATTTTCTAATTAGATTTTTGTTCACTTGCTGTTTTATTGTGCTTTTTAATTTCTTATTTGAACCATACGGACTTCACATTGGATTTAACATTATAAACCTTGCAGTTGGTACATTAATAGGATTTCCCGGTTTTACCTTGCTTTTTATTCTGGCCTTTCTTTTTTGGAAGTAG
- the plsX gene encoding phosphate acyltransferase PlsX — MKIGIDAMGGDNAPSSVIEGVAIYLAQNSQDNVVLFGNKSVIEKECVDRIKDLSRVEIVDCKEKIEFDDEPVKAIRQKKDSSIVVGLQYLKEKQIDAFVSAGSTGALMAGGLLIVGRIKGIDRPALTTKLPYKSGQYLLIDVGSNTDCRPINILQFAQMATVYVSKVLGKNNPTVGLLNIGTEETKGNELSKQSYEILKNAKNINFVGNVEARDLPFSPPDIVVCDGFVGNIVLKLTEGFGLLFFDILKDIAKLSLKAKIGGLLLKPYLKNLKGKYDYKEVGGAPLLGIDGIIIKCHGSSDGQAIFNGINQAKAFYENNVLELLKEEITAESEV; from the coding sequence ATGAAGATAGGTATTGATGCAATGGGCGGAGATAATGCACCATCTTCGGTTATTGAAGGAGTTGCGATATATCTTGCTCAAAATAGTCAAGACAACGTTGTTCTTTTCGGGAATAAAAGTGTGATTGAGAAAGAGTGTGTAGATAGGATAAAAGACCTTTCAAGAGTTGAGATAGTTGATTGCAAAGAGAAAATAGAATTTGATGATGAACCAGTAAAAGCTATAAGGCAAAAAAAAGACTCATCAATTGTTGTTGGCCTGCAATACTTAAAAGAAAAGCAAATAGACGCTTTTGTTTCAGCTGGAAGTACAGGTGCGCTAATGGCAGGCGGACTTTTGATAGTTGGAAGAATTAAAGGTATAGACAGGCCTGCACTTACCACAAAACTTCCTTACAAAAGTGGCCAGTATCTTTTAATTGATGTGGGTTCTAACACAGATTGTAGGCCAATTAACATCCTGCAATTTGCCCAGATGGCAACTGTTTATGTCAGCAAGGTCCTTGGTAAAAACAACCCTACAGTAGGACTTTTGAATATAGGCACAGAAGAAACAAAGGGCAATGAACTTTCTAAACAGTCTTATGAAATTCTGAAAAATGCAAAGAATATAAACTTTGTTGGGAATGTAGAGGCACGAGATTTACCATTTTCACCGCCTGATATAGTTGTTTGTGATGGATTTGTAGGGAACATTGTTTTGAAACTGACAGAAGGTTTTGGACTTCTCTTTTTTGATATATTAAAAGACATAGCAAAGCTGAGCCTTAAAGCTAAAATAGGTGGGCTTTTGTTAAAACCATACTTAAAAAACTTAAAAGGAAAGTATGATTACAAGGAAGTAGGAGGAGCTCCTCTTTTAGGTATAGATGGAATTATCATTAAATGCCATGGTTCTTCTGACGGCCAAGCCATTTTCAATGGTATAAACCAAGCCAAAGCATTTTATGAAAATAATGTATTAGAGTTACTTAAAGAAGAAATCACAGCCGAAAGTGAGGTCTAA
- the fapR gene encoding transcription factor FapR gives MAKLSRKERHRLLLQKIKENPFITDEELAEEFGCSVQTIRLDRAILDIKEVRERIKEMAKESLGKLKTISPRDVVGEIIDIELGSYAIATFEPELWMTFSNSQMVKGQHIYAFAESIAMSVIDAKAALIGIANIKYKTPVFANDRLVARAELKKKRNNKYIVWVFIKRNNEEVFRGKFILVAIDDENKETGQTGV, from the coding sequence ATGGCAAAGTTATCCAGGAAGGAAAGACACAGGTTGCTGCTACAGAAAATAAAAGAAAATCCGTTTATAACAGATGAGGAACTTGCAGAGGAGTTTGGTTGTTCTGTCCAGACAATTAGGCTTGACAGGGCTATATTGGACATCAAAGAGGTAAGAGAAAGAATAAAAGAGATGGCAAAAGAAAGTCTTGGAAAGCTCAAAACTATCTCACCACGGGATGTTGTTGGTGAGATAATTGACATAGAGCTTGGCAGCTATGCTATTGCCACTTTTGAGCCAGAGCTTTGGATGACCTTTTCAAATTCTCAGATGGTAAAAGGGCAGCATATCTATGCGTTTGCAGAGTCCATTGCAATGTCTGTGATTGACGCAAAAGCAGCACTCATCGGTATTGCAAATATCAAGTACAAAACGCCTGTCTTTGCAAATGACAGGCTTGTTGCCAGAGCTGAGCTAAAGAAGAAGAGAAATAACAAGTATATAGTATGGGTGTTTATCAAAAGAAACAATGAAGAGGTCTTTAGAGGTAAGTTTATCCTTGTTGCAATAGATGATGAAAACAAAGAAACAGGCCAGACAGGAGTGTAG
- a CDS encoding NAD-dependent epimerase/dehydratase family protein: MAVLVTGGAGFIGSHIVDKLIEKDYDVCVVDNLISGDLRNINPKAKFYKLDIRDNLEDVFKENKIEYCIHQAAQVSVTKSMEDPILDCSVNILGTLNLLSFCAKYEIKKFIYASSAAVYGEPQYLPIDENHPKNPMSFYGISKLTAEKYIERFAQSYGFEYVIFRYSNVYGPRQDPFGEGGVVSIFCERMQNGKDVVIFGDGNQTRDFIFVEDVAEANYLALQNPIKGTFNLSTNTRVSINELFEIISGLTGYQKSAVYTQKRPGDIQHSTLDNSLLKSLLSWSPKYLLKEGLEKTIEYFKNKSV; the protein is encoded by the coding sequence TTGGCTGTACTTGTGACAGGTGGTGCAGGCTTTATTGGCTCACATATTGTAGACAAGTTGATTGAGAAGGACTATGATGTGTGTGTTGTTGATAATTTGATTTCAGGGGATCTTAGAAATATAAATCCAAAAGCCAAATTTTATAAACTTGACATTCGAGATAACTTGGAAGATGTATTTAAAGAGAACAAAATTGAATATTGTATTCATCAGGCAGCACAGGTAAGTGTGACAAAGTCAATGGAAGACCCAATTTTGGACTGTAGCGTAAATATTTTGGGTACGCTGAATTTATTGAGTTTTTGCGCAAAGTACGAGATAAAAAAGTTTATCTATGCTTCATCAGCTGCGGTCTATGGTGAGCCTCAGTATCTTCCTATAGATGAAAATCACCCAAAAAATCCGATGTCATTTTACGGGATATCTAAGCTCACGGCAGAAAAGTATATAGAGAGATTTGCACAAAGTTATGGCTTTGAGTATGTTATCTTCAGATATTCAAATGTCTATGGACCAAGGCAGGACCCATTTGGAGAAGGTGGAGTTGTTTCAATATTTTGTGAGAGAATGCAAAATGGCAAAGATGTTGTGATTTTTGGTGATGGCAATCAAACTCGAGATTTTATATTTGTAGAAGATGTTGCTGAAGCAAATTATCTTGCACTTCAAAATCCGATAAAAGGTACATTTAATTTGAGTACAAATACAAGAGTTTCTATAAATGAGCTATTTGAAATAATTTCAGGCTTGACAGGATATCAAAAAAGTGCTGTATATACGCAAAAAAGACCAGGGGATATTCAGCACAGCACGCTTGACAACAGTTTACTAAAAAGTCTGCTTTCATGGAGTCCAAAATATTTATTAAAAGAAGGACTTGAAAAAACCATTGAATATTTTAAAAATAAATCTGTTTAA
- the rnc gene encoding ribonuclease III, with the protein MTDIEKKLGYRFKNPSLLKLALTHKSATHDAIYCYERLEFLGDAVLELVVSKYLFEHFPQLSEGELTNLRATIVCSETLSKVAETLNLKRYIVFGKNEKKEGFENNKSIWSDVLEAIFGGIFLESGFEMAEKIVINLIEPFIKKAAEGKLFYDYKTKLQEFIQREKNIEIKYIDYENLENNLSRFKSELYIGKNKISEGYGNSKKEAQQEAALNALKKLGVIED; encoded by the coding sequence ATGACAGATATAGAGAAAAAACTTGGTTATAGGTTTAAAAATCCGAGTTTATTAAAGCTTGCACTTACTCACAAATCAGCAACTCACGATGCTATATATTGCTATGAAAGGCTTGAGTTTTTGGGTGATGCAGTGTTAGAACTTGTTGTGAGCAAATACCTTTTTGAACATTTTCCACAGCTTTCAGAAGGTGAGCTTACAAATCTTCGCGCAACAATTGTGTGCAGTGAGACACTCTCAAAGGTTGCTGAAACGCTGAATCTGAAAAGGTATATTGTATTTGGAAAGAATGAAAAAAAAGAAGGTTTTGAGAATAACAAATCAATTTGGTCGGATGTGCTTGAGGCAATATTTGGTGGTATTTTTCTGGAATCAGGATTTGAGATGGCTGAAAAAATAGTCATAAATCTTATAGAACCGTTTATTAAAAAGGCTGCTGAGGGAAAACTCTTTTATGATTACAAAACAAAGCTTCAAGAATTTATTCAGAGAGAGAAAAATATTGAGATTAAATATATAGATTATGAAAACCTTGAAAATAATTTATCAAGGTTCAAGTCAGAGCTCTACATTGGAAAAAATAAAATTTCAGAAGGGTATGGAAATAGCAAGAAGGAAGCGCAGCAAGAGGCAGCTTTAAATGCACTTAAAAAGCTGGGAGTGATAGAAGATTGA
- the fabF gene encoding beta-ketoacyl-ACP synthase II — MKRRIVITGLGVISSLGFDIDTFWNAIKSGKNGIKVVEKFDVSNYPTKVAAEIVDFDPTNYIDKKEARRMDRFTHFALAATKLAIEDSKLNLEDIDKTKVGVVIGSGIGGIETLEEQANILREKGPSRVSPFFVPMMIANIAAGHIAITYGFKGINETIVTACASSAHAIGEAFKMIQREDADIIITGGAEAAITPLSFAGFCAMKAMSTNPDPQTACRPFDKDRDGFVMGEGSAILILEELEHAKKRGAKIYAEVVGYGASDDAYHITAPDPEGEGPMLAMQKAIKDAGIEPQEIDYINAHGTSTPYNDKFETLAIKKVFGEHAYKLSISSTKSMTGHWLGGAGAVEALITALSVYNQFVPPTINYATKDEECDLDYTVNQGKERSIKYAMTNSFGFGGHNAVLVLKRYED; from the coding sequence TTGAAAAGAAGAATTGTTATAACTGGCCTTGGTGTTATATCCTCCTTAGGGTTTGATATAGATACATTCTGGAATGCAATAAAATCTGGGAAAAATGGTATCAAAGTTGTGGAAAAGTTTGACGTTTCAAACTACCCAACAAAGGTTGCAGCAGAGATTGTTGACTTTGATCCAACAAATTACATAGATAAAAAAGAAGCAAGGAGAATGGATAGGTTCACACACTTTGCTTTGGCAGCAACAAAGCTTGCTATTGAGGATAGCAAATTGAACTTGGAAGATATCGACAAGACAAAAGTTGGGGTTGTGATTGGAAGTGGAATTGGTGGAATTGAAACATTAGAAGAGCAGGCAAACATTTTGAGAGAAAAAGGACCCTCAAGGGTAAGTCCATTCTTTGTTCCAATGATGATAGCTAACATTGCTGCAGGACATATTGCCATAACTTATGGTTTTAAAGGAATTAATGAAACAATTGTAACAGCATGTGCATCATCTGCTCATGCAATTGGTGAGGCGTTTAAGATGATTCAGCGCGAAGATGCTGATATTATCATCACAGGGGGAGCTGAAGCAGCAATAACTCCGCTTTCGTTTGCTGGATTTTGTGCTATGAAGGCAATGTCAACAAATCCTGACCCGCAAACTGCCTGCAGACCTTTTGACAAGGATAGAGACGGGTTTGTAATGGGCGAAGGTTCAGCAATACTAATTTTAGAAGAACTTGAGCATGCCAAAAAGCGTGGAGCTAAGATTTATGCTGAGGTTGTTGGATATGGTGCTTCAGATGATGCATATCATATAACAGCACCTGACCCAGAAGGCGAAGGTCCTATGCTTGCAATGCAAAAAGCAATAAAGGATGCGGGAATTGAACCTCAGGAGATTGATTATATAAACGCACATGGTACATCCACACCATACAACGACAAGTTTGAAACGCTTGCAATCAAAAAGGTGTTTGGGGAGCATGCATACAAGCTTTCAATTAGTTCAACAAAGTCTATGACAGGGCACTGGCTTGGTGGAGCAGGTGCTGTTGAGGCGCTCATTACAGCTTTGTCAGTTTATAACCAGTTTGTTCCACCAACTATAAACTATGCTACAAAAGATGAAGAGTGTGATTTGGACTATACAGTAAACCAAGGGAAAGAGAGAAGTATCAAGTATGCAATGACAAATTCATTTGGATTTGGTGGACACAACGCAGTGCTTGTTTTAAAAAGATATGAAGACTGA
- a CDS encoding DUF1292 domain-containing protein yields MDMFADNVVTLVDEEGREISFEMLDKVNYNGNDYIVLLPLEEIEKEDEEAEVIILRIEDRDGEEVYVGVEDEEELENVFEIFQSRFDDEDFDMYDEEDEE; encoded by the coding sequence ATGGATATGTTTGCAGACAATGTTGTAACATTAGTAGACGAGGAAGGAAGAGAGATATCATTTGAAATGCTTGATAAGGTCAATTACAATGGTAATGACTATATAGTCCTTCTTCCTTTAGAAGAGATTGAAAAGGAAGACGAAGAGGCAGAGGTCATCATACTGCGAATTGAAGATAGAGACGGAGAAGAGGTCTATGTTGGTGTAGAAGATGAGGAGGAGCTTGAAAACGTATTTGAAATCTTCCAGTCCCGCTTTGATGATGAAGACTTTGACATGTATGATGAAGAAGACGAAGAATAA
- the fabG gene encoding 3-oxoacyl-[acyl-carrier-protein] reductase: MQLLKDKIALITGASRGIGRAIALKFAHNGANVIINYSSSQSQAQSLKDEIEKLGVRALIIKCDVSNSEEVNAMFSQIEKEFGRLDILVNNAGITKDGLVLRMNEEDFDKVIAINLKGAFLCAKAASKIMIKQREGNIINISSVVGIMGNVGQANYAASKAGIIGLTKSLAKELASRNIRVNAIAPGFIKTDMTEVLSDKVKEMMLSSIPLGRFGEADEVANVALFLASSLSSYITGQVIVVDGGMIM; the protein is encoded by the coding sequence ATGCAGCTTTTAAAAGATAAAATAGCCCTAATAACAGGTGCTTCAAGAGGTATTGGAAGGGCGATAGCTTTAAAGTTTGCCCATAATGGTGCAAATGTTATAATCAACTATTCATCAAGCCAATCCCAGGCACAAAGCCTAAAAGATGAGATAGAAAAACTTGGAGTCAGGGCACTTATAATAAAGTGTGATGTCTCAAACTCAGAAGAAGTAAATGCTATGTTTTCACAAATAGAAAAAGAGTTCGGAAGACTTGACATTCTTGTGAACAATGCTGGCATTACCAAAGATGGCTTGGTTCTTAGAATGAACGAGGAAGACTTTGACAAGGTAATTGCTATTAACCTAAAAGGGGCGTTCTTGTGTGCAAAAGCAGCATCAAAGATTATGATAAAGCAAAGAGAAGGGAATATAATAAATATTTCATCGGTTGTGGGGATTATGGGAAATGTGGGGCAAGCAAATTATGCTGCGTCTAAGGCTGGTATAATAGGTCTTACAAAGTCGCTTGCAAAAGAGCTTGCTTCTCGCAATATCAGAGTAAATGCAATTGCTCCTGGGTTTATAAAGACTGACATGACAGAGGTTTTGAGTGACAAGGTAAAAGAAATGATGCTTTCTTCCATCCCACTTGGTCGGTTTGGTGAGGCTGACGAGGTTGCAAATGTAGCCCTGTTTTTGGCATCAAGTTTGTCGTCGTATATTACCGGGCAGGTTATTGTTGTTGACGGTGGGATGATTATGTAA
- the fabD gene encoding ACP S-malonyltransferase gives MGKVAVMFPGQGAQFVGMGLDFYQNFDESKKIFDLANEALGFDLKNIIFNGPEEELKLTKMTQPAILTTSIAIYEAVKDKIKPDAAFGQSLGEYSALVAAGSIEFKTAVWLVSKRGEYMQNEVPEGIGTMAAVIGLSIDAVKEVCQEASSKGTVEISNINSPDQTVISGHKAAVYFAMEIAKQKGAKRCVELNVSAPFHCSLIKGAGEKLKKHLLEIDIKEPQIPVLSNVTAEYLSKDNIVDLLERQVYTTVNFLGCVNKLIEEGFDTFVEIGPGNVLSGLVKKIKKDLKIVNINKVEDVKNL, from the coding sequence ATGGGAAAGGTTGCGGTAATGTTTCCTGGGCAAGGTGCACAGTTTGTTGGAATGGGACTTGACTTTTATCAAAACTTTGATGAGTCAAAGAAGATTTTTGATTTGGCAAATGAAGCGCTTGGCTTTGATTTGAAGAACATTATATTCAATGGACCAGAGGAAGAACTAAAACTTACAAAGATGACACAGCCAGCAATTTTGACAACTTCAATTGCAATATATGAAGCTGTGAAAGACAAAATAAAACCAGATGCTGCTTTTGGTCAGAGCTTGGGCGAGTACTCAGCGTTGGTTGCTGCAGGAAGTATTGAGTTTAAGACAGCAGTGTGGCTTGTTTCAAAAAGGGGCGAGTACATGCAAAATGAAGTACCAGAAGGAATTGGCACAATGGCAGCAGTGATTGGGCTCTCAATAGATGCTGTAAAAGAGGTTTGTCAAGAAGCAAGTAGCAAAGGCACTGTTGAGATTTCAAATATAAACTCACCTGACCAGACTGTCATCTCTGGGCATAAAGCGGCTGTGTACTTTGCAATGGAGATAGCAAAACAAAAGGGAGCAAAGAGGTGTGTCGAGCTCAATGTCTCAGCTCCGTTTCACTGCAGTTTAATTAAAGGAGCTGGAGAAAAACTAAAAAAGCACCTTTTGGAGATTGATATTAAAGAGCCTCAAATTCCTGTTTTGTCAAATGTTACAGCAGAGTATCTGTCAAAAGACAACATTGTAGACCTTCTTGAAAGACAGGTGTATACAACAGTCAATTTTTTGGGATGTGTTAATAAGCTGATTGAAGAGGGATTTGACACCTTTGTTGAAATAGGTCCAGGGAATGTTTTGAGTGGACTTGTTAAGAAAATAAAAAAGGATTTGAAGATTGTCAACATAAACAAGGTGGAAGATGTTAAAAATCTATAA